TCCAGCCGGAGTCGGTGATGGCCAGTTCGGCGCGGTACTCCTCGGCCAGCAGGCCGACGGACGAGGCCTTGATACGCAGGGGCAGATCCTTGGAGACGACCGTGACGTCGTACCCCTCGGCCTGGAGGTTGCGCGCCACCGCCAGGATCCGTGAGTCGTTGTCCCCCAATCGGAAGCCGGCCGGAAGGACGCCGGGATCGGAGTGGTTGAGCTCGACACGGAGCGTGCCACCGAGGTCGCCCAAGGGAATGGGGGCGTCGAGACGTCCGTATCGGATTCGCACGTCGTCCAGCAGGCGCAGCGCCTGGCGGGCGAAGTATCCGAGTTCCGGATGGTGTCTCTTGGCCTCCAGCTCTGCGATGACCACGATCGGGAGCACGACTTCATGCTCGTCGAAGCGGGTCAGAGCTTTCGGGTCGGCCAGCAGAACGCTGGTGTCGAGAACGTAGGTGCGCCTGTCGGGCATGCGGCGCTTTGTGCTGGTCACCACGGAAGGACGTACCCCCTCGGATCAGGTCGGGGTGCGACTGCGACGGCGTCGCGGGGGGATGGGGCCGGGCTCGGGCGCCAATGCGCGGGCCGAACACCGGCCCTCGCCGTCGTCCGTACAGGTGCTGCACGGTCGTCCTGGTGCAAAGGGCCTCCCGGGTGAGCGGACTCCATGCCACTCACTCTGGAAGGGATATTCCCTCGAACACGCGCAGCCATGCCATGGCATATGACGGCGCATGGATGAACAGGGGGTAAAACAGCACCCACCCGGGTGTACGGGAGCCGTGGGAACCCCGTCAGGAGCCGTAGCGGCGGTGACGCGCCGCGTAGTCGCGCAACGCGCGCAGGAAGTCGACCTTACGGAAGGCCGGCCAGAAGACCTCGCAGAAGTAGTACTCCGAATGGGCGCTCTGCCAGAGCATGAATCCGGACAGACGCTGCTCGCCGCTGGTGCGGATGACCAGGTCGGGATCGGGCTGGCCACGGGTGTAGAGGTGCTCGGAGATGTGCTCGACGTCGACGATCTCGGCGAGTTCCTCGAAGCTCGTGCCCTTGTCGGCGTGCTCCAGCAGCAGGGAGCGGACGGCGTCCGCGATCTCCTGGCGGCCGCCGTAGCCGACGGCGACGTTCACCAGTATGCCGTCGATGCCCGTGGTCGCCTGCTCGGCTTCCTTCAGTACGGACTGGGTGCGGGCGGGCAACAGATCGAGCGTGCCCACGTGGTGGACGCGCCAGCGGCCGTCGGCGGCCAGGTCGCGGACTGTGTCCTCGATGATGCCGAGCAGCGGGATCAACTCGTCCTCGGGCCGGTCGAAGTTGTCCGTGGACAGCATCCACAGCGTGACGACCTCGACATCGGTCTCGTGGCACCAGCCGAGGAACTCGGAGATCTTGTCGGCCCCGGCCTTGTGGCCCTGCGCGGCGGTGCCGCCCGACGCCTTGGCCCAGCGGCGGTTGCCGTCGAGGATGACGCCGATGTGCTTGGGCACCTGGGCGTGGTCGAGGCGGCCTTCCACCCGGCGTGCGTAGAGCCCGTACACCAGGTCGCGCAAGTTCACTGAGTTCACCTCTCGGTTCTGTCGGGCGCACCAGCCCTTTGCGGGGTCCGGGGGCTTCGCGGCGCCGGCCGCGGAAGTCTCAGTCCCCGGGAGATGCTGCACAGTCCCTGACCCCCGTGTGCGGCAGCCCCGGAGCCGCCACAGTACTGCGCACGGGCCACGGCGGCCCAACCCGGTCTGTCACAAGTCCGTGATAAGGAGGGATGCGTGACTGATTCCCCTTCCTACCGCGCCTCGGCGGACCGCTACGAGTCGATGGAGTACCGGCGCAGTGGCCGCTCCGGGCTCAAACTGCCCGCGATCTCCCTCGGTCTCTGGCACAACTTCGGCGACGACCGCTCCCTTGACTCTCAGCGCGCGATTCTGCGCCGCGCCTTCGATCTGGGTGTGACACATGTCGACCTGGCGAACAATTACGGGCCGCCGCCCGGTTCGGCCGAGCTGAACTTCGGCAAGATCTTCGCACAGGACTTCGCCGCATACCGCGATGAATTGGTCATCTCGACCAAAGCTGGCTATCTGATGCACCCGGGACCCTATGGCGAGTGGGGTTCGCGCAAGTATCTGCTGTCCTCCCTCGACGCCTCCCTGAAGCGGATGGGTCTGGACTACGTCGACATCTTCTACTCCCACCGCTTCGACCCGGACACTCCGCTCGAGGAGACGATGGGCGCGCTGGCCTCCGCCGTGCGGCAGGGCAAGGCGCTGTACGCGGGCGTGTCCTCGTACAACGCGGAACAGACCGCCGAGGCGGCCGGACTGCTGAAGGACATGGGCATCCCGGCCCTCATCCACCAGCCCTCGTACTCCATGATCAACCGCTGGACCGAGGACGACGGCCTGCTCGACACGCTGGAGGACGCGGGCATGGGCTGCATCTCCTTCGCGCCTCTCGCGCAGGGGCTGCTCACCGGCAAGTACCTGAAAGGAATCCCGGAGGGCTCGCGGGCCACGCAGGGCAAGTCCCTGGACCCGAACCTGCTCTCCGACGAGGTCACCCGGCGGCTGCGCGGCCTGAACGACATCGCCGCCTCGCGCGGTCAGACGCTCGCCCAGCTGGCGCTGTCCTGGGTCCTGCGGGACCCGCGGATGACGTCGGCCCTGATCGGCGCCTCCAGCGTGCGGCAGCTGGAGGAGAACATCGCGGCGCTGGCCGGACAGCCGCTGAGCGCCGAGGAGTTGAAGGAGATCGACACCTTCGCCGTGGACACCGCGGGCACCAATATCTGGGCCGGACGGAGCTGAGGGAACGCCCGGGAGGCGGAGGAACATAAAACGGGCCGGTCCGTGGGGGGGATACGGACCGGCCCGAGGGGGGGTTTCCACCATAACCCTTCGTGAGCGGTGCCGAGTGCCACGCCATGCCCTCGCCACGCCGCTGATTTCGCGGGCACGGTGGGGCGCCCGCGGCCAGGGCCCGGAACACGGCCGCCGGCAGGCTCCGGGCCGCCCGCGGCTGTACCCCCCAATGGGGACCCTGTGACGGGCGCGGCGTTGACGCCATCGGCCCTACGGCCCGTCAGACAGCGTGTTCCTTGGCTTTGTTGGCGAGGATCTCGCCCATAAAGGTGTCGCAGTGGGCCGGGTCACGGTCGGCCCTCATGCCTGAGGCCCAGGAGGGCGGCCGTCATGACAGGGCGTGTCCCGTGGTGCTGTCGACATGCTCGGGGATCTCGCCCTCGTGCCGGTCGCCCGTCGTCCTCGTACCGGACGGCTCGAACATCAGGATCGAGCCGCCGGGCGACGAGGGCTTGTGCTCGGTCCCCTTCGGGACGACGAAGGTGTCGCCCTTGTGGAGCTCGACGGTGGACTCGGTACCGTCGGCGGCACGCAGGGCGATGTCGAAACGCCCGTCGAGTACGAGGAAGAACTCGTCGGTGTCCTCGTGGACGTGCCAGACGTGCTCTCCGGCAGTGTGGGCGATCCGTACGTCGTAGTCGTTCATACGGGCGACGACGCGGGGGCTGTAGACCTCGTCGAATGAGGCGAGAGCTTCGGTGAGGTTGACCGGCTTGAAGTCCATACGGTCGATACTGCGCCATGTGCGGGGCCGGTTCTACGGCATTGCCGCCAGGGCTCCGAGCAGTACTCCCGCCAGCGCGCCCACAATCATGAACGGCCCGAAGGGGATCGCGGTCTTGCGGCTCGCGCGGCGCACGGCCATGAGGACCAGCCCGTACAGGGAACCCAGCACAAAGCCCGCGAAAGCTCCCGCGAAGAGGACCGCCCAGCCGTACCAGCCCAGAACGACGCCGAGCGAGAGGGCGAGCTTGACGTCGCCGAAGCCCATGCCGTTCGGGTGGATCAGGAACAGCACGAAGTAGGCGGCGCCGAGGACGAGCCCGCCGAGCAGCGCGCCGGGCCAGGAGCCGCCCTCGCCCGGGAGCAGCTCTGCGAGTCCGAGAAGCGCCCCGGCCGCCGCGGCGAGCGGCAGGGTCAGCTGGTCGGGCAGGCGGTGGACGGCTCGGTCGACGAGGGCCAGCAGTACGGCGAAGGGCGTGAGCAGGAGCCAGACGGCCAGCTCGGGGCGGGCCCCGGTGGCGGCGGCGAGGGCGGCGCACACGAGGGCGGTGGTGAGCGGGACCAGCGGCTGCGGGCGGGAGGCGGGCGCGCCCTCGGCTTCCGCTGTGCCCGGTGCCGTGCGGGCCGGCACGGCCGTGGCACAGGCCCCGCATCGCGACCGGCCGATCCAACCCCGCCCGGGCCCGGTGAACGGGTGCCCCGCGGCGCAGGCGACGCGCCACGCCTCCTCCGGCTCGACGGAGAGCCGGTACGCGGCGCGCGGCAGGAACAGCCCGGCGCCCGCGCCCCACAGGGCGGCGACAGCGATCAGCGTGGCGTACACAGCAGCGAGCGTAGGCCGGGATGGGCGGGCCGGTCATGGGCCCAGGGGCCCACTGCTGCCGGTTCGGGGCCCAGTGGGCGCGCCCGGCGCTACGGTCTACGACCATGAGTGGACGGCGTCAATGGCACAACGGCACAGGGACGTTGACCGTGAGCGGGCACGAAAGCGGTGTCCCGGTGGAAATCGCGGCCACCTACGGACCGCGGCGGCGCGGGCTGCTGGGGCGGGACGGTATCGACGGCGCGATCCTGCTGACACCGTGCAACAGCGTGCACACCTTCCGAATGCGCTTCACGATCGACGTGGCGTACCTGGACAAGGAGTTGAGAGTCGTCGGCGTCCACACCATGAAGCGGGGACGGCTCGGCCTCCCGCGGCTTCGGGCCCGGCATGTGCTGGAGGCGGAGGCCGGGGCGATGGCGGGATGGGGACTGGTCCCGGGCGCAGTGGTGACGATCACCTGAGCTTCGCCAGCTGGGCGGTGAGCAGGACGGGCGGGATCCGCGGGGTCGTGGGACCCTCCAAGTTCGCGGTGTAGTACGTCGCGAGCGTGCCGCCGGAGCGTACGACCGCGAAGACCAGAGGCACGGGATCGCCCTCGAAGTCACCGGTGACCTGATAGGCGAACGCGTCGTCGCCGACCTTGGCGACGGGCAGCGCCTTCACGCTCCTGTACGTCGAAGGACCCTCCCCGCCGCTCGCAGCGAAGCCGCCCTTGCACGCCTCGACCGCGGTACGCAACCGGCTGAGCACGGTCGCCGCGCCCTGTGCCCCGTGGGCGGTGAGGAACTCGGAGACGGAGGGCCGGCCGTCCTTGGCCCCGGTGAGCAGGCGGTAGGCGGAGGCATGGGCGAGCGGCTCGGGCTTGCCGTTGATGACGGCGGTGAGCGGGGCGCACTCGGGCTTGTCGGCACTCTCGCCCGGGGACGGTGGGGTGCCCAACGGGCCGACGTTGAAGCCGGGAGCGTCGCCCCTGGCGAGGATGGCCTGTTCCAACTCGGCCCCGGAGAGGTCCTTTTGGGAAGTGGTGGCGGACGGCGGGGCGGGTGCGTGCGGAGTCGGTGCCCGGGTGGTGGGCGTTGCGGGCGCGTTCTCCTTCTTCGGCTGCTGCTGTGCCGCAGTGTCGTCCTCGCCGCCGCAGCCGGCCGTGAGCCCCACGGCAAGCGCAAGCGCTGCTGCCGCCACTGCCGTGCGCCGCTGCCTCATTCGTGCCCACCCCGTCCGCTGTCCCGTCCGTTGTCCCGTCCGCTGTCAGGGTCCGGTCGCCGCACGCTAACAGCGGTGTTCACGCCCCCGCATGGGCCCGCGGACCCAAATGGCCGCCCGGCTAAGGCCTGCGGCTCGGCGCAGCCCGGAGTCCGGGCCAGCGGTCGAGCATGGCCCGCCGCATGCCCGCGCCGAGCCTCCCGAGGCCGCCGAGCGCTTCGCTGCCGCCGCTCATCCGGGCCACCACCCCCAGCCGGTGCACCAGCCGCTCCCGAGCGCTCACCGTCCCCCACTTCCAGTCCTCGTCCATGACCCGGGCCAACTGGTCGACGGTCCCGCGCTCCGCGCGCTGAACCAGCGCGTCGCCCCGGATCAGCCAGCCCGCACAGGCGTCGGCGAGATCACCCTCGACATCCGTGCCCGTCGCCTCCCGCCAGGTCGTGCGATATGCCGCCTCGGCCTGCGCGAGCAGTGGTTCTGGGGCGGCGGTCACGCACCAGCAGGTGGGGAAGCCGATCCGCAGATACGCCAGTTCCATCAGCGCATTTCCGAGGCATGCCTGCTCGAAGTCGACGAAGCGAATGCCGTCCTCGGTGTGCAGGTCGTTGCCAGGGCACGGGTCGCCGTGCAGCAGGGCACGCGGCCCGTCCAATACGGCCAGCCTGTCCAGGAGTCGGCTCAGCTCGTCCTCGACCCCGTCCGGGGCCGGGACCCCGAGCGTGTCGGCGAATCCCAGAAACGACACGGTGTCCTTCGCGTCGGGCCCGGCCCACGGCGGGAGCTCCGCGCCGCCCGCGTCGACGCCCGCCGCATGCAGCCGGGCGAGCGCTGTCGCGTACCGGACCTCCCATCCTGCGCGTGGCTTGCTGTGCTCCACGTACTCCAGCACCAGTACGCGCTCGTCGGCGTCCGTGCCCAACAGCCCGGGCACAACGGACGGTTGAGCCGGTGCGGCGAGCCGAAGCGCGGCCACCTCGCGCGCATAGCACTCATCGGCGCCCGGGCCGGCGACGAGCTGCTTGACGACGGCCGTGCGCCCGTCGAGCGTGACGCGCCACACCGCGGACCGCGGGCTGCTCTCCAGCAGCCGGGCGCTCCGCGGCACGCCCAGTTCGTCACGAAGCCTGGCGCCGAAAGGCACTCTCACGTCTGCTCCCCCGTTGCGGCTTCCTTCTCCGCGCCCGTCCCGTCGTAGATTTTCCTGGCTTTCCCCACGGCCCCTGGACTGTTCGCGAACCGCGGCTTCCGAGTCATCGCCGCCGCAACGGATCATTCACCACGGCTGCTTCCTCCGAGGGACACTTCCACGGTCTCGATGCCCGCCTCTTCGCCCGCGTACAGCTCCCGCCAGCGCTGCTCGTCGGCCACATTGCCAATCCTGATGCCGAACGTCCAGGTCGGGTCCAGGAAAAGCGTGTGACGTCCCTCGAAGTCGAGGGCGAGACATTTCAGGTTCTCCGCGGCCTGATACGCCCGCAGCTCCACGCAGCGCAGAGTGTCTCTGCCGTCGCCGAAGAGCTGTTCGCCGTACGAGGCCACGACGATCTCGTCCTCGGCCACCGCCAGCAACTCGACATCGTCCCAACCGACCTGAGGCACGCGCGCGACGGCCAGCCGGTCGTACTGCCCAGCCGACCGGAACCTCAGCAGTCCGCTGTCGAGCCTCAGCCAGACGACCAGGGGCTGCGGCCGGAACTCGGGGACGTCACCGTCCCGGTCGATCCAGCCCGGGACGAGGACGTCATACACCTGGCGGTCCCTGAGCGCTTCCTCGACCGTGCCCCAGCCGCCCATTGCCCACACGCCTTTCGCTCCGGTGAAGCCCGCTCGCCCCAGTTCGCACAGGTCGCCCACGTCCCGACCGCCCAGGACCGCCCTAACCTGCCTTCGGCGGCACCTTCTTGGTGATCTGGATCGCCGTGTCGAGCCCGGTTCCGCTCTCGAGCGCCGTCCAGAAGTCGCCGTTCTCCCTGAGGATGATGGTCACACCCTTGCCACGGTAGATCATTCCCTCGGGCTCGCCCTTCTTCAACGTGCCCTTTCCGACCAGTTCGAAGGTGCCGTCCTTGATGGCGTTCTGGATGTCCTGGCGGAACCGCGGACCGTCCTCCTTCAGCTTCTTGTACGTGGTGCCCAGGGCGTCCTCGATGAGCTTCTTGTGGCGCTGGAAGTGGCTCCTGAACTTGCTCGGATCGCCTTCGCCCACCGTGGGATTGCGGGCGGCGGTGATCTCGTCCGCCGACAGGCAGTCGCCGTCGTTGTTGTGCACGAGGGCACTCTCGGCGCCGACGCCGACGTAGTAGGTGTGGATGCCCTCGATCGTCAGGTCGTGCGTGGTCTGACGCTGGGTGTAGCGGGAGACCGCGGCCACCTTCAGAGTCCGGCCGGACGGCATTCTCAGCCCGTCGCCCGGAACGATCTCTCCGGCGTCCGCCCAGCGGCCATGGCCGGTCAGCCAGAAGGGATGGGTGTCCGTCGCCGTCAGCACGGCGGGACCGCCGCTCGTCCGCACCTTGAGGCGGGTGAAGTCCTTGTCGTCGTACGTCGTGATGGTGCCCGTCACCCGGCGTACCGTGGTCAGCCCGCTGACGGGGTCGGTGACGGTGACCTTCGTGCCGACGGACACGGTCTCGATCGGAATCCGCCGCCCGTCGGCCAACAGGACGGGAGTGCCGGGCGGGAAACTGTGGACGGGACACGAGGGCGGCTTGTCCTTGTCCTTCGGTTTGCCCTTCTTCTCCGCGTCGAGCTTCTTCCTGGCGTCGGCGAGCTCCTTCTCCGCCTCCTTCACCCGCTTGCGGTTCTTGATGAGCCCCTTGAGCGCGTCGTACAGATCCCCGCCGTGCTTCTTGAGCCTTCTGACGAGCTCGACGGCCTTCTTCCACTTCCAGGGCGCGCCGTACTTCGCGGCAAGCTTCCCGACCGCCCCGCCGATCAGGCTGAGCAGCACATTGACCAGGGTCTCGGTGCAGGCGCCCATGTCGCCCTCGGTGATGCAGTCGAGCGCATCGGTGATACCGAGTTCGTCGGCGAGGATCTTCGCGAGCTCCTTGGCGGCCTCGATGGCCTTGTCCTGATCGGAATTCTCGGCGGTCTGGGCGTCCTGGAGCTCTTTGAGGGCCTTCTCGTAGTCGATCTGGGTCTGGGTCTTCTGGCCGGTGCCGGGGGTGTCGGGGTCGCCGGTTCCGTCGTCGGGGTCGCCGGTTCCGTCGTCGGCGGCCTGCGGGTCTCCCCCGCCATCAACGCCACAACTGCCGCCGACCGCCTGGCAGATCCTGTTCCCGATGGCCTTGCCCACCTCGGGCACACCACCCGTAGCCACCAGCGCGCCGATGATGGCGATCACCACCACGACCAGACCGATGTACTCCACCGCGGTCTGCCCCGACTGCGACTTCCTCAGCCCGAGCGCCCTGGCATCGGTGCGCGGCAACAGCGCACGCATCCGCCGGCGAAGCTGACGCACTACCCCCATACGCGACATGCACACGACGCTAATGCGCCATGCCCGCGCAGTCGTGGGCCCCGGGACCCAATGTCGGGCTCAGCTCGGCCCGGGGCGCGAAGTGGGCCCTGCTGCACGGTGATTGCGGCAGAGCCCACTGGGCTTGATACGGGGGATCGCCCCCGGACTTAAGGTTTTTCCTGGCCGGCCTAGGACGCAGTGCCCCGCGGGAAGGAGACCTCCACACGCCGGTTCTTCCGTCGGTTCTCCTCGGAGTTGTTCTCGGCGATCGGGAACTGTTCGCCGTATCCCCGGATCTCGTAGCTGATGCCCAGGGCGGCGAGTTCCTGAGAGAGCACGCCGTGCACCGCGGCGGCGCGCTGCTTGGACAGCACATCACCGTGCTCGGCCGAACCCAGGTCGTCCGTGAAGCCGAACACCCGCACTTTCTTGGCGCTCTGCTTCTTGATCTCCTCGGCAATCGCCTTGATACGGGAATTGGCTTCGCTGCTCAGCGTTGCGCTGTCCTTGCCGAACAGGACCTCGGCCTGCAGGCTGAACCTGACCTCGGAATTCGAGTCCTCGCGCTGCTCACTGCCCGCCTCGTCGCCGACGACCTGCTTGATTTCCAGAACCTTCGCAGCGGCGAGCGTCGCACCGTCGACCATCTTGAGGTCGGGGTCGCTGACGTCGATCTTCCCCTCGTACACGGACTTCGCTTTGGGACGCGGTCCGTCGTCAGCTCCTGCCGACGGAACGGCAACAACGGTGAGAGCGAGGGCAATGGAGCCGATGAACACGGCCCGGCCGCGCACGAATCCTGTACTGACTCGCATGCGTCACTCGCTTCCGAGCCGAAGCGTCACGGACTGGAAGGTCGGCAGCGAGAACGTCATCTGGTTCACGGTCTCAGGGGGCGCCGGGAACTGCATGAAGATCGGAGTCGACGACTTTGCCTTGACGCTGCTGACTGTGGTGACCAGCGGCCGGTTCTCGGTGTCACGCAGGACGTAGTAGCGCTTCTTCTCCTTGGCATCCACCAGGGTAGCTCCGGCCAATGAGCCACCGCCGACCGCCGAATTGACCTCAAGCTCGGAACCGGACCAGTCGGATGTGTGGTTGAAGTCGTTGTCCGTGGTGTTCCGCATGTTCCCCTGGACCGTCACAAACCCGCCGGAGTCCCGGACGGCAGCGGTGATGTCCAGCTCCATCCCGTCTTCCCCCTTGAGCGTCGTCAGGACCTTGCCCGGTCCTGGATTCGCGCTTCCGGGATTCCCCTTGTTCCCCTGATCGACAGCGCCCCCGTTGTCAGGAGCGGACGACTGATCGGCGTTGGAAGGCTTGTCGGGTTTATCGCCGTCGCTGCCGCACGCGGTGAGCGTGAAGGTCAGCGCAACCGCCGCGCTGACGGCCGCCGCCGCCCTGCGCGCCCCTGAGATCTGCCGCATGCTCATCACTGCGATTCCTCTGCTAGTTGTCACTCGGTCAGTTCGCGTCGATCAGACGGACGGTGAAGAGATCAGCCAGGTCGGGCACGCTACCGAGGTCGTCCGGGTCGATCAACGAGCCCAGGCCGTCGCAATCCAGCTTCGCTCCGATGAGCGAACATTTCGGCACGACGACACCCCTGGCCTCTGCCTCGCCCTTCTTGTCCGCAGTACCCGGGATCACCGAATCACCGATAGTTTTCTTGGTTTCGACTCTGACCG
This window of the Streptomyces sp. SLBN-118 genome carries:
- a CDS encoding cupin domain-containing protein, which encodes MDFKPVNLTEALASFDEVYSPRVVARMNDYDVRIAHTAGEHVWHVHEDTDEFFLVLDGRFDIALRAADGTESTVELHKGDTFVVPKGTEHKPSSPGGSILMFEPSGTRTTGDRHEGEIPEHVDSTTGHALS
- a CDS encoding Hint domain-containing protein, producing the protein MSRMGVVRQLRRRMRALLPRTDARALGLRKSQSGQTAVEYIGLVVVVIAIIGALVATGGVPEVGKAIGNRICQAVGGSCGVDGGGDPQAADDGTGDPDDGTGDPDTPGTGQKTQTQIDYEKALKELQDAQTAENSDQDKAIEAAKELAKILADELGITDALDCITEGDMGACTETLVNVLLSLIGGAVGKLAAKYGAPWKWKKAVELVRRLKKHGGDLYDALKGLIKNRKRVKEAEKELADARKKLDAEKKGKPKDKDKPPSCPVHSFPPGTPVLLADGRRIPIETVSVGTKVTVTDPVSGLTTVRRVTGTITTYDDKDFTRLKVRTSGGPAVLTATDTHPFWLTGHGRWADAGEIVPGDGLRMPSGRTLKVAAVSRYTQRQTTHDLTIEGIHTYYVGVGAESALVHNNDGDCLSADEITAARNPTVGEGDPSKFRSHFQRHKKLIEDALGTTYKKLKEDGPRFRQDIQNAIKDGTFELVGKGTLKKGEPEGMIYRGKGVTIILRENGDFWTALESGTGLDTAIQITKKVPPKAG
- a CDS encoding DUF192 domain-containing protein, with the translated sequence MSGRRQWHNGTGTLTVSGHESGVPVEIAATYGPRRRGLLGRDGIDGAILLTPCNSVHTFRMRFTIDVAYLDKELRVVGVHTMKRGRLGLPRLRARHVLEAEAGAMAGWGLVPGAVVTIT
- a CDS encoding isoprenyl transferase, with amino-acid sequence MNLRDLVYGLYARRVEGRLDHAQVPKHIGVILDGNRRWAKASGGTAAQGHKAGADKISEFLGWCHETDVEVVTLWMLSTDNFDRPEDELIPLLGIIEDTVRDLAADGRWRVHHVGTLDLLPARTQSVLKEAEQATTGIDGILVNVAVGYGGRQEIADAVRSLLLEHADKGTSFEELAEIVDVEHISEHLYTRGQPDPDLVIRTSGEQRLSGFMLWQSAHSEYYFCEVFWPAFRKVDFLRALRDYAARHRRYGS
- a CDS encoding OmpA family protein; translated protein: MRVSTGFVRGRAVFIGSIALALTVVAVPSAGADDGPRPKAKSVYEGKIDVSDPDLKMVDGATLAAAKVLEIKQVVGDEAGSEQREDSNSEVRFSLQAEVLFGKDSATLSSEANSRIKAIAEEIKKQSAKKVRVFGFTDDLGSAEHGDVLSKQRAAAVHGVLSQELAALGISYEIRGYGEQFPIAENNSEENRRKNRRVEVSFPRGTAS
- a CDS encoding aminoglycoside phosphotransferase family protein, which translates into the protein MRVPFGARLRDELGVPRSARLLESSPRSAVWRVTLDGRTAVVKQLVAGPGADECYAREVAALRLAAPAQPSVVPGLLGTDADERVLVLEYVEHSKPRAGWEVRYATALARLHAAGVDAGGAELPPWAGPDAKDTVSFLGFADTLGVPAPDGVEDELSRLLDRLAVLDGPRALLHGDPCPGNDLHTEDGIRFVDFEQACLGNALMELAYLRIGFPTCWCVTAAPEPLLAQAEAAYRTTWREATGTDVEGDLADACAGWLIRGDALVQRAERGTVDQLARVMDEDWKWGTVSARERLVHRLGVVARMSGGSEALGGLGRLGAGMRRAMLDRWPGLRAAPSRRP
- the mgrA gene encoding L-glyceraldehyde 3-phosphate reductase is translated as MTDSPSYRASADRYESMEYRRSGRSGLKLPAISLGLWHNFGDDRSLDSQRAILRRAFDLGVTHVDLANNYGPPPGSAELNFGKIFAQDFAAYRDELVISTKAGYLMHPGPYGEWGSRKYLLSSLDASLKRMGLDYVDIFYSHRFDPDTPLEETMGALASAVRQGKALYAGVSSYNAEQTAEAAGLLKDMGIPALIHQPSYSMINRWTEDDGLLDTLEDAGMGCISFAPLAQGLLTGKYLKGIPEGSRATQGKSLDPNLLSDEVTRRLRGLNDIAASRGQTLAQLALSWVLRDPRMTSALIGASSVRQLEENIAALAGQPLSAEELKEIDTFAVDTAGTNIWAGRS
- a CDS encoding A24 family peptidase, coding for MYATLIAVAALWGAGAGLFLPRAAYRLSVEPEEAWRVACAAGHPFTGPGRGWIGRSRCGACATAVPARTAPGTAEAEGAPASRPQPLVPLTTALVCAALAAATGARPELAVWLLLTPFAVLLALVDRAVHRLPDQLTLPLAAAAGALLGLAELLPGEGGSWPGALLGGLVLGAAYFVLFLIHPNGMGFGDVKLALSLGVVLGWYGWAVLFAGAFAGFVLGSLYGLVLMAVRRASRKTAIPFGPFMIVGALAGVLLGALAAMP